Proteins encoded by one window of Acidimicrobiales bacterium:
- a CDS encoding Ig-like domain-containing protein produces MRARLILAALLAATVAPLVVAAPPAVAEYPEAVDATGADLQRRITVGALHTCAVLDNGHVQCWGNNDNGQLGNGTTAETTRPISVVGITTALQVSAGATQTCALIHDSTVSCWGHNGSGQLGNGSTTDSLVPVAVPGLSGVTQIGVGAFHACAIVGTGSIKCWGHNGSGQLGDGATGRSLVPVDVPGITNATGLALGEFHTCALLADGKVKCWGHNGFGQVGDGTTDTRLTPVAVSNIPDGTKTAKTITAGWSHTCATLSDGTARCWGLNEHGQLGDGTQTSRSTPVTVQFDGDPSIFVVDPDPVEGIKALTAGQIHTCALISDGTGRCWGNATRGQVGDGTEEARRTLAVPVNGLSGGTAITAGGFTSCALTGTTMQCWGYNFYGQLGSYASESLRPVEVTSLTGVVTVAVGNGHACAVREDNKPVCWGANNLFQLGSGLTIADTTIPVPVSGTPTVSSIDAGNGHVCILPSAQCWGFNGTGQLGDGTTANRNAPTGVSGLTTATQISVGGASFPPDRGLTCARLSNGTAQCWGRNGFGQVGDGTTGNDRLVPTTVKYDADPDEDTVDLQPLPDIVEVTAGGFHGCARRSDSTVWCWGHDGDGQLGDNTPEDRAYAAPVKATAAEDAPALTGATQITAGGFHTCARTSDARVRCWGRNSSGQLGDGTTGGKRFAVLVVANGLAAFDGTVTSVTAGDFHTCAIVPDTGVRCWGENGEGQLGTGGTGDSARAVTPVGMDPPSEVATLVTSLSANRANTCVRTVDTTARCWGDNTTGQLGDGIGSVSLVLRTVTNLGGAIAGNKIPAPKADAFTTSPGVPVAVSVLGNDTDPDGTALTVSGNDDPPHGSLTLSSSGTGTYTPDAGWCGTDTFAYRATDGIATVPATVKVTATCPNNGPDAVDDAVATAEDAAATLALKGNDTDADGDATTVTSNTAPANGTATVAADGTGTYTPNADFCGTDTFTYTLEDGKGGSDTATVTVTVTCVNDAPVAVDDTASTPEDTPIDINVTGNDTDADTGDTLGVASAGVAGNGGTHSPAPATVRYSPNPGFCGTDVFEYVVSDGDASDTGLVTVTVTCVNDGPNANDDAASTHEDTAVVVKVLENDVDPEGDALTVTAVTAPAHGTSAIDAGSKTVTYTPAANFCGIDTFAYTVSDGSSSDTASVVPVEVVCHNDAPTANADAATTGEDQQAGVDVLANDTDPDTGDVLTVSSVTDPAHGSASPISSGVVSYVPDADFCGTDTFDYTATDNHGTSATSTATVTVTCVNDAPVVGAVGNRSTAWGDVLSIPLAAGDPDNASHTWSVVSGPAGVAVDPSTGAFSWTPSAGQVGAHSVTVQASDGAAADTETFSVAVGKRPTSLVYTGVGSAQHSDPAAVSASLTSGGLPVVGRSVTFAIGTRSVAATSDGSGAAAGSIVIGDPAGASSVSMSFPGDAAYEATTANAPFTITRESVAVTVTGTHLTVTTASSAPAELSASVVEEADGHLGSSIATLDVRFDEVGGTTLCTAPVMLTSAGKGTAACSTAALPLGSRGVVATVVGASYGGPVDVSAFTVTQAVTGDAVGGGQVGSSDDFAFRARPVRRSTPAGEAVHVYRAVTDLGDGPRLYAFVVRSTSLSGLANSCGGGKTKVCTTTVDAAGLSWTAIDVATGVAQPVTGAATMRITATDGTPDQYGVTIGSYTVPSSPLSAGTVRIPS; encoded by the coding sequence GTGAGGGCCCGCCTGATCCTCGCCGCCCTGCTGGCCGCCACCGTGGCACCGCTGGTCGTCGCCGCACCGCCCGCGGTGGCGGAGTACCCCGAAGCGGTCGACGCCACAGGCGCTGACCTCCAGCGCCGCATCACCGTCGGCGCCCTCCACACCTGCGCCGTGCTCGACAACGGCCATGTGCAGTGTTGGGGCAACAACGACAACGGCCAGCTCGGCAACGGCACCACAGCCGAGACCACCCGTCCCATCAGCGTGGTGGGCATCACCACGGCCCTCCAGGTCAGCGCGGGAGCCACGCAGACCTGCGCCCTGATCCACGACAGCACCGTGTCGTGCTGGGGCCACAACGGCAGCGGCCAGTTGGGCAACGGCAGCACCACCGACTCGTTGGTGCCCGTGGCCGTGCCCGGGCTGAGCGGGGTCACCCAGATCGGCGTCGGGGCGTTCCACGCCTGCGCCATCGTCGGCACCGGCAGCATCAAGTGCTGGGGCCACAACGGCAGCGGCCAGCTCGGCGACGGCGCCACAGGCCGCAGCCTGGTACCCGTCGACGTGCCCGGCATCACCAATGCCACCGGCCTCGCCTTGGGCGAGTTCCACACGTGCGCGCTCCTGGCCGACGGCAAAGTGAAGTGCTGGGGCCACAACGGCTTCGGCCAAGTGGGCGACGGCACCACCGACACGCGCCTCACCCCCGTCGCCGTCTCCAATATCCCCGACGGCACCAAGACGGCCAAGACGATCACAGCCGGTTGGTCGCACACCTGCGCCACCCTCTCCGACGGCACCGCCCGCTGCTGGGGCCTCAACGAGCACGGGCAGTTGGGCGACGGCACGCAGACGAGCCGCTCCACGCCTGTCACCGTCCAGTTCGACGGCGACCCCAGCATCTTCGTGGTCGACCCCGACCCGGTCGAGGGCATCAAGGCGCTGACCGCAGGCCAGATCCACACGTGCGCGCTGATCAGCGACGGCACCGGCCGCTGCTGGGGCAACGCCACCCGCGGCCAGGTGGGCGACGGCACGGAAGAGGCCCGCCGCACGTTGGCCGTCCCGGTCAACGGCCTGTCGGGGGGCACCGCCATCACCGCGGGCGGCTTCACGTCGTGCGCGCTCACCGGCACCACCATGCAGTGCTGGGGCTACAACTTCTACGGCCAGCTCGGCAGCTACGCGTCCGAGAGCCTGCGTCCGGTCGAAGTCACGTCGTTGACCGGCGTGGTCACGGTGGCGGTGGGCAACGGCCACGCCTGCGCCGTGCGCGAGGACAACAAGCCTGTGTGCTGGGGCGCCAACAACCTGTTCCAGTTGGGCTCGGGGCTCACGATTGCCGACACCACCATCCCCGTGCCTGTGTCGGGCACGCCGACCGTCTCGTCCATCGACGCGGGCAACGGCCACGTGTGCATCCTCCCGTCGGCCCAGTGCTGGGGCTTCAACGGCACCGGCCAGCTCGGCGACGGCACCACCGCCAACCGCAACGCGCCGACCGGCGTGAGCGGGCTCACCACGGCCACGCAGATCAGCGTGGGCGGGGCGAGCTTCCCGCCCGACAGAGGGCTCACGTGCGCCCGGCTGTCGAACGGCACCGCCCAGTGCTGGGGCCGCAACGGCTTCGGCCAGGTGGGCGACGGCACCACGGGCAACGACCGCCTGGTGCCGACCACGGTGAAGTACGACGCCGACCCCGACGAGGACACAGTCGACCTCCAGCCCCTTCCCGACATCGTCGAGGTGACGGCGGGCGGCTTCCACGGATGCGCCCGGCGCTCCGACTCGACGGTCTGGTGCTGGGGCCACGACGGCGACGGCCAGCTCGGCGACAACACGCCCGAGGACCGTGCCTATGCGGCACCGGTCAAGGCCACCGCCGCCGAAGACGCCCCCGCGCTGACCGGCGCCACCCAGATCACCGCCGGCGGCTTCCACACCTGCGCCCGCACGTCGGATGCCCGTGTCCGCTGCTGGGGCCGCAACAGCTCGGGCCAGCTCGGCGACGGCACCACCGGGGGCAAGCGGTTCGCTGTCCTGGTCGTGGCCAACGGCCTCGCCGCTTTCGACGGCACCGTCACCTCGGTGACGGCCGGCGACTTCCACACCTGCGCCATCGTTCCCGACACCGGCGTGCGGTGCTGGGGCGAGAACGGCGAAGGCCAGCTCGGCACCGGCGGCACCGGCGACAGCGCGCGGGCCGTCACGCCGGTGGGCATGGACCCGCCGTCGGAGGTCGCCACACTGGTGACCTCGCTCAGCGCCAACCGGGCCAACACCTGCGTGCGCACCGTCGACACCACGGCGCGCTGCTGGGGCGACAACACCACCGGGCAGCTCGGTGACGGCATCGGATCGGTCAGCCTCGTGCTGCGCACGGTGACGAACCTGGGCGGCGCCATCGCGGGCAACAAGATCCCGGCGCCGAAGGCCGACGCCTTCACCACCTCGCCCGGCGTGCCCGTGGCGGTCAGCGTGCTCGGCAACGACACAGACCCCGACGGCACAGCGCTGACCGTCTCCGGCAACGACGACCCGCCCCACGGCTCGCTCACCTTGAGCTCGTCGGGCACCGGCACCTACACGCCGGATGCGGGCTGGTGCGGCACCGACACCTTTGCCTACCGGGCCACCGACGGCATCGCCACCGTGCCCGCCACCGTCAAGGTGACGGCGACGTGCCCCAACAACGGGCCTGACGCCGTCGACGACGCGGTGGCCACAGCCGAGGACGCGGCGGCCACGCTGGCACTCAAGGGCAACGACACCGACGCCGACGGCGACGCCACCACGGTGACGTCGAACACGGCGCCCGCCAACGGCACGGCCACGGTGGCAGCCGACGGCACGGGCACGTACACGCCCAACGCCGACTTCTGCGGCACCGACACGTTCACCTACACGTTGGAGGACGGCAAGGGCGGCTCCGACACGGCCACGGTCACCGTCACCGTCACGTGCGTGAACGACGCGCCGGTGGCGGTCGACGACACCGCCTCGACGCCTGAGGACACGCCGATCGACATCAACGTGACCGGCAACGACACCGATGCCGACACCGGCGACACACTGGGTGTGGCTTCGGCCGGCGTGGCCGGCAACGGCGGCACCCACTCACCGGCGCCGGCCACGGTGCGCTACTCGCCGAACCCCGGCTTCTGCGGCACCGACGTGTTCGAGTACGTCGTCTCCGACGGCGACGCCTCCGACACCGGCTTGGTCACGGTGACCGTCACCTGCGTCAACGACGGGCCCAACGCCAACGACGACGCCGCCTCCACGCACGAGGACACCGCAGTCGTGGTCAAGGTGCTGGAGAACGACGTCGACCCCGAAGGCGATGCGCTGACGGTCACGGCGGTCACCGCGCCGGCGCACGGCACGTCGGCAATCGACGCAGGCAGCAAGACGGTGACGTACACCCCGGCGGCGAACTTCTGCGGCATCGACACGTTCGCCTACACGGTGAGCGACGGCTCCAGTTCCGACACCGCTTCGGTGGTGCCGGTCGAGGTCGTCTGCCACAACGACGCCCCGACGGCCAACGCCGACGCGGCGACGACAGGCGAGGACCAGCAGGCGGGCGTCGACGTGTTGGCCAACGACACCGACCCCGACACCGGTGACGTGCTGACGGTGTCGTCGGTGACCGATCCGGCCCACGGCTCGGCCTCCCCGATCTCGAGCGGCGTGGTCTCCTACGTGCCCGATGCCGACTTCTGTGGCACCGACACCTTCGACTACACGGCCACCGACAACCACGGCACGTCGGCCACGTCGACAGCCACGGTGACGGTCACGTGCGTCAACGACGCGCCGGTCGTAGGGGCCGTCGGCAACCGGAGCACAGCGTGGGGCGACGTGCTGTCGATCCCGCTGGCCGCCGGTGACCCCGACAACGCCTCGCACACGTGGTCGGTGGTGAGCGGTCCGGCCGGCGTGGCCGTCGACCCGTCGACCGGTGCGTTCTCGTGGACGCCCAGCGCGGGCCAAGTGGGCGCGCATTCGGTGACCGTGCAGGCGAGCGACGGCGCAGCGGCCGACACCGAGACGTTCTCGGTGGCCGTGGGCAAGCGCCCGACGTCGTTGGTCTACACCGGCGTGGGCTCGGCGCAGCACTCCGACCCCGCGGCGGTGAGCGCATCGCTGACATCGGGCGGCCTGCCCGTGGTCGGGCGCTCGGTGACCTTCGCCATCGGCACGAGGTCGGTGGCGGCGACGAGCGACGGTTCCGGCGCGGCGGCGGGCTCCATCGTGATCGGCGACCCCGCAGGGGCGTCGTCGGTGTCGATGTCGTTCCCCGGTGATGCCGCCTACGAGGCGACGACGGCGAACGCGCCGTTCACCATCACCCGTGAGTCGGTCGCCGTGACGGTGACCGGCACGCACCTGACGGTGACGACGGCCTCGTCGGCCCCCGCCGAGTTGTCGGCGTCGGTGGTCGAAGAAGCCGACGGCCACCTGGGTTCGTCGATCGCCACCCTCGACGTGCGCTTCGACGAGGTGGGCGGCACCACGCTGTGCACGGCGCCGGTCATGCTGACCAGCGCGGGCAAGGGCACCGCCGCGTGCAGCACGGCAGCACTGCCGCTCGGCAGTCGGGGAGTGGTGGCCACCGTGGTCGGCGCTTCCTACGGCGGGCCGGTCGACGTCAGTGCGTTCACCGTCACGCAGGCCGTGACCGGCGACGCCGTCGGCGGCGGCCAGGTGGGCAGCAGCGACGACTTCGCCTTCCGGGCCCGGCCCGTGCGGCGCTCGACGCCTGCGGGCGAGGCCGTGCACGTCTACCGGGCGGTAACCGACCTGGGTGACGGGCCGAGGCTGTACGCCTTCGTGGTTCGCTCGACGTCGCTGAGCGGGCTTGCCAACAGCTGCGGCGGCGGCAAGACGAAGGTGTGCACCACCACCGTCGACGCCGCAGGCCTGTCGTGGACGGCGATCGACGTGGCCACGGGAGTCGCCCAACCGGTGACCGGTGCCGCCACGATGCGCATCACCGCCACCGACGGCACCCCCGACCAGTACGGCGTCACGATCGGCTCCTACACGGTCCCGTCGTCCCCGCTGTCCGCCGGCACCGTCCGCATCCCCTCCTAA
- a CDS encoding helix-turn-helix domain-containing protein, producing MVDWAIGTPSPSLRPLVARYVGYRHQGVTPGLHRGLPSRHLTVVLGLEGDVGVAAMPDPRQSPGAFGALAAGLHAAPALIERRPDEAGVHLDVTPEGARALFGMPASELASTVVDLDDVLGVRAKELRERVAAGRDWPARFAVIDDVLSSVARHGRGLRPEVAWAWQQLTTSDGGVEVGVLAEEIGWSRRHFTEQFRRELGVTPKVAARVLRFERARRLLEAGASSAEAAAACGFYDQAHLTREWRDLAGCTPGTWAAEELPFVQDAGAAAEAS from the coding sequence GTGGTCGATTGGGCGATCGGTACTCCGAGCCCGTCGTTGCGCCCGCTGGTGGCCCGTTACGTGGGCTACCGCCACCAAGGCGTGACGCCTGGCCTGCATCGCGGCCTGCCCTCGCGACACCTCACGGTGGTGCTCGGCCTGGAGGGCGACGTGGGAGTGGCGGCCATGCCCGACCCGCGCCAGTCCCCCGGTGCCTTCGGCGCCTTGGCCGCTGGGCTGCACGCTGCACCTGCGCTGATCGAACGACGGCCTGACGAAGCAGGCGTACACCTCGACGTGACCCCCGAAGGGGCACGTGCCCTGTTCGGCATGCCTGCAAGTGAGTTGGCGTCGACGGTCGTCGACCTCGACGACGTGTTGGGAGTGCGTGCAAAGGAGTTGCGCGAGCGCGTGGCTGCTGGGCGCGACTGGCCTGCGCGGTTCGCAGTGATCGACGACGTGTTGTCGAGCGTCGCCCGCCACGGGCGTGGGCTGCGGCCGGAGGTCGCCTGGGCCTGGCAGCAGCTCACGACAAGTGACGGCGGCGTCGAAGTGGGCGTGCTGGCCGAGGAGATCGGGTGGAGCCGCCGCCACTTCACCGAGCAGTTCCGACGTGAGCTCGGCGTGACCCCGAAGGTGGCGGCGCGCGTGCTGCGCTTCGAGCGGGCGCGCCGGCTGCTGGAGGCGGGAGCGTCGTCGGCCGAGGCCGCGGCGGCCTGCGGCTTCTACGACCAGGCTCACCTCACCCGGGAGTGGCGCGACCTGGCCGGGTGCACGCCGGGGACGTGGGCGGCCGAAGAGCTCCCATTCGTCCAAGACGCAGGGGCCGCGGCCGAGGCATCCTGA
- a CDS encoding TetR/AcrR family transcriptional regulator — protein MSQSTGLRERKKVATRQALISAALRLASERGPDRVTVDDIAEAADVSVRTFFNYFSCKEDAVVGVDPERVEELVEQLASRPVNETPLEAMRAVAMASLLRYTDDGGWVQRGALLREHPQYRVRQMAYLEDVERRLAEALAARIGTDAACDPYPGLVVAVATTAMRVALHYWQAPGVTTPLPKLMAEVFDRVAAGLTPPPRRRRPRTPA, from the coding sequence GTGAGCCAGAGCACGGGACTGCGGGAGCGCAAGAAGGTCGCCACCCGCCAGGCGTTGATCTCGGCCGCCCTCCGGTTGGCGTCGGAACGGGGGCCTGACCGGGTCACCGTCGACGACATCGCCGAGGCGGCCGACGTCTCCGTGCGCACGTTCTTCAACTACTTCTCCTGCAAGGAAGACGCCGTCGTCGGCGTCGACCCCGAGCGGGTAGAGGAGCTGGTGGAACAGCTCGCCTCGCGACCGGTGAACGAGACGCCGTTGGAAGCGATGCGCGCCGTCGCCATGGCGTCGCTCCTCCGCTACACCGACGACGGCGGGTGGGTACAGCGAGGCGCCTTGTTGCGCGAGCACCCGCAGTACCGCGTCCGGCAGATGGCGTACCTGGAGGACGTCGAGCGGCGGTTGGCCGAGGCCCTGGCCGCCCGCATCGGCACCGACGCGGCGTGCGACCCGTACCCGGGCCTGGTGGTGGCGGTCGCCACCACGGCCATGCGGGTGGCCCTGCACTACTGGCAGGCCCCGGGCGTCACCACGCCGCTTCCCAAGCTCATGGCCGAGGTCTTCGACCGCGTGGCCGCCGGGCTGACCCCGCCCCCTCGTCGTCGCCGCCCCCGCACTCCCGCGTAG
- a CDS encoding CARDB domain-containing protein — translation MARAGFRTAAARRAAGIVTSAVLAATVGFVGVAPVGAAPANNPLTIDMTANPSPVGSGQALTYTIVVKNTGGARVDEVVLTDVVNGMSGVAGTNDLQLTSTVGTCSQSNNNVRCDAGSLAGFQSWTVTIRGVVTADNGTVLNNTATVTNTKSATTFTVSDTTSTQVTGGVVSNAADLTVTVNAPSATMPNSDFLYTLTAANTGSVNATDIVLTASLPASVTFQTVNATNLFDCVRDGGTITCSGGTIDAGDVATIQVGVTAPATDQSLTLTSAIDPLNSVQETNDLNNAGQATTQVTQTPAPNSLVITKTDTPDPIAPGENLTYTLNVANTSASRADYLAIVDGTQGLNASNVTVSQATVTGTAVGLTCTVAAPRVTCETTRFQPGATATVKITGTVIAPPGSSIINMATVDGNIKNKGLSSSATAITTVRPGVDLTVTQYRTFPAAPAPVRGADRFDYTITVGNSGLRDARDVLVREPLPTGVVFDGFAASAAGTTCGAGIDGRVVECVIPLIKGAHNSGVVQGTTQTITLFLIAPHAIGPITSTVTVDPKNVIGEPDDESNNTFTTTTDVQTGIDLTVTKTDSPDPVARNGTLRYTITVSNEGTQDTTGVVVRDTLPTGSVFRTATGNHNFTCAPTGNAVECVGGILAGKYSGSLVRPQDTATITIDVFAPDEPGTYHNEVRVDPANSIPEIDESDNIEFEETVVGNGVAAGSYKELHIPSITENLDPVATNGTLDYTMTIRNSGAADAYNVVAQATLPAGSRFRAANDTLAGPGEFSCTHASGVVRCIGGTVLGTDAAPGGGTRKILISTFAPNDQGVALLEAMVDPENAIGEADEANNKADITTTVQAGAAGEYIDLFVPTGSPDGILDSFDPVAPDGNLTYTVTVQNDGAADAFGVAFKAKLPSGSTFKSADDQGTTEGSFACEEFGGVVSCIGARINAGTTRQVKINLFAPSVPDMYRLDVVVDPANTIPEGNEGNNAAEEFTTVQLGGGGGWTDLKIDKSDNENATTPFAPGEEITYTLKVTNVGTNDAFNVTVRDPLPTGVGFVSALGDGNFICQQAGGVVDCTGGHIKGSSTGGGERTITIVVTAPQRHGVTLINQAFVDPGNTVAEANETDNADTEQTKVESKIELVTDMQNSTVSAATEGDWKFSVTNSGSIQANNVTVVADLSPGVIPLNVSGPAGWACQLTENPVNEVTCVGNVAAGATPEFTVRVYRTGEGETLTSWSEVDPGNTIVEKDDLNNRDSGTA, via the coding sequence GTGGCAAGAGCGGGATTCCGCACTGCCGCGGCGCGCCGCGCCGCGGGCATCGTGACCAGCGCCGTACTTGCGGCGACCGTTGGGTTCGTCGGCGTAGCTCCCGTGGGAGCGGCACCAGCCAACAACCCCTTGACCATCGACATGACGGCCAACCCGTCCCCTGTCGGCTCCGGCCAGGCGCTCACCTACACGATCGTCGTCAAGAACACAGGCGGCGCGCGAGTCGACGAAGTCGTCCTCACCGACGTGGTGAACGGCATGTCCGGCGTGGCCGGCACCAACGACCTCCAACTGACCAGCACGGTCGGCACCTGCTCGCAGAGCAACAACAACGTGCGGTGCGACGCGGGCAGCCTCGCCGGCTTCCAGTCGTGGACCGTCACCATCCGGGGTGTGGTCACCGCCGACAACGGCACGGTGCTCAACAACACCGCCACAGTGACCAACACCAAGTCGGCCACGACCTTCACGGTCTCCGACACCACCAGCACCCAGGTGACCGGTGGCGTCGTGTCCAACGCCGCCGACCTCACGGTCACGGTCAACGCGCCCTCGGCCACCATGCCGAACAGCGACTTCCTCTACACGCTGACGGCGGCCAACACCGGCTCGGTCAACGCCACCGACATCGTGCTGACGGCCAGCCTGCCTGCGTCGGTGACCTTCCAGACGGTCAACGCCACCAACCTGTTCGACTGCGTGCGCGACGGCGGCACCATCACCTGCTCGGGCGGCACCATCGACGCAGGCGACGTGGCCACCATCCAGGTCGGCGTCACCGCTCCGGCCACCGACCAGAGCCTCACGCTGACCTCGGCCATCGACCCGCTGAACAGCGTGCAGGAGACCAACGACCTCAACAACGCGGGGCAGGCGACCACCCAGGTCACCCAGACCCCGGCGCCCAACAGCCTGGTCATCACCAAGACCGACACCCCCGACCCCATCGCCCCCGGCGAGAACCTGACCTACACCCTCAACGTGGCGAACACCTCGGCCTCCCGCGCCGACTACCTCGCCATCGTCGACGGCACCCAGGGCCTCAACGCCTCCAACGTCACAGTGAGCCAGGCGACCGTGACAGGCACGGCCGTCGGCCTCACCTGCACCGTGGCTGCTCCCCGCGTCACCTGCGAGACCACCCGCTTCCAGCCCGGTGCGACTGCGACAGTGAAGATCACAGGCACAGTGATCGCGCCCCCCGGCTCGTCGATCATCAACATGGCGACAGTCGACGGCAACATCAAGAACAAGGGCCTGTCGTCGTCGGCCACCGCCATCACCACCGTGCGGCCCGGCGTCGACCTCACCGTCACCCAGTACCGCACCTTCCCGGCTGCGCCCGCCCCAGTGCGCGGTGCCGACCGCTTCGACTACACGATCACCGTCGGCAACAGCGGCCTGCGTGACGCCCGCGACGTGCTCGTCCGTGAGCCCCTGCCCACCGGCGTGGTGTTCGACGGCTTCGCCGCCAGCGCCGCCGGCACCACCTGCGGCGCGGGCATCGACGGCCGCGTCGTGGAGTGCGTGATCCCGCTCATCAAGGGCGCCCACAACAGCGGCGTCGTCCAGGGCACAACCCAGACGATCACACTGTTCCTGATCGCCCCCCACGCCATCGGCCCGATCACCTCGACGGTCACCGTCGATCCCAAGAACGTGATCGGCGAGCCCGACGATGAGAGCAACAACACATTCACAACCACCACCGATGTGCAGACGGGCATCGACCTGACGGTCACAAAGACCGACTCGCCTGATCCCGTGGCCCGCAACGGCACCCTCCGCTACACGATCACCGTGAGCAACGAGGGCACGCAGGACACCACCGGCGTCGTGGTGCGTGACACACTGCCCACGGGCTCGGTGTTCCGTACCGCCACCGGCAACCACAACTTCACCTGCGCCCCGACCGGCAACGCCGTCGAGTGCGTGGGCGGCATCCTCGCCGGCAAGTACTCGGGCAGCCTGGTGCGCCCGCAGGACACAGCCACCATCACCATCGACGTCTTCGCTCCCGACGAGCCCGGCACGTACCACAACGAGGTGCGCGTCGACCCGGCCAACTCGATCCCCGAGATCGACGAGAGCGACAACATCGAGTTCGAGGAGACGGTCGTCGGCAACGGCGTCGCCGCAGGCTCCTACAAGGAGCTGCACATCCCGAGCATCACCGAGAACCTCGACCCGGTGGCCACCAACGGCACGCTCGACTACACGATGACCATCCGCAACAGCGGGGCCGCCGACGCCTACAACGTCGTCGCCCAGGCCACGCTGCCCGCGGGCTCCCGCTTCCGGGCGGCCAACGACACGCTGGCAGGCCCCGGTGAGTTCAGCTGCACCCATGCCTCGGGCGTCGTCCGCTGCATCGGCGGCACCGTCCTCGGCACCGACGCCGCTCCCGGCGGCGGCACACGCAAGATCCTGATCTCCACCTTCGCCCCCAACGACCAGGGCGTGGCCCTGCTCGAGGCGATGGTCGATCCGGAGAACGCCATCGGCGAGGCCGACGAGGCCAACAACAAGGCCGACATCACCACCACCGTGCAGGCGGGCGCGGCCGGTGAGTACATCGACCTGTTCGTGCCGACCGGCAGCCCCGACGGCATCCTCGACAGCTTCGACCCGGTCGCTCCTGACGGGAACCTCACCTACACGGTGACCGTCCAGAACGACGGTGCCGCCGATGCCTTCGGCGTCGCCTTCAAGGCCAAGCTGCCGAGCGGTTCGACCTTCAAGTCGGCCGACGACCAGGGCACCACCGAGGGCTCGTTCGCTTGCGAGGAGTTCGGCGGGGTCGTCTCCTGCATCGGTGCCCGCATCAACGCAGGCACCACCCGCCAGGTGAAGATCAACCTCTTCGCCCCGTCGGTGCCCGACATGTACCGCCTCGACGTGGTGGTCGACCCGGCCAACACGATCCCCGAGGGCAACGAGGGCAACAACGCAGCCGAGGAGTTCACCACCGTGCAGCTCGGCGGTGGCGGTGGCTGGACCGATCTCAAGATCGACAAGAGCGACAACGAGAACGCCACCACACCGTTCGCTCCCGGTGAAGAGATCACCTACACCCTCAAGGTCACCAACGTCGGCACCAACGACGCCTTCAACGTGACCGTGCGCGACCCGCTGCCCACCGGCGTCGGATTCGTGTCGGCCCTCGGCGACGGCAATTTCATCTGCCAGCAGGCAGGCGGAGTTGTCGACTGCACCGGCGGCCACATCAAGGGCTCCAGCACCGGTGGCGGCGAGCGGACGATCACCATCGTGGTGACCGCACCGCAGCGGCACGGCGTGACGCTGATCAACCAGGCGTTCGTCGATCCGGGCAACACCGTGGCCGAGGCCAACGAGACCGACAACGCCGACACCGAGCAGACCAAGGTGGAGTCGAAGATCGAGCTCGTCACCGACATGCAGAACTCGACGGTGTCGGCGGCAACAGAGGGCGACTGGAAGTTCTCGGTGACCAACTCCGGGAGCATCCAGGCCAACAACGTCACCGTGGTGGCCGACCTGTCGCCGGGCGTGATCCCGCTCAACGTGAGCGGGCCGGCCGGCTGGGCCTGCCAGCTCACCGAGAACCCCGTCAACGAGGTCACCTGCGTCGGCAACGTCGCCGCAGGCGCCACACCGGAGTTCACGGTCCGGGTCTACCGGACGGGTGAGGGCGAGACCCTGACCAGTTGGTCGGAGGTCGACCCCGGCAACACCATCGTCGAAAAGGACGACCTCAACAACCGCGACTCGGGCACGGCCTAG
- a CDS encoding VOC family protein, translated as MENAPMVWPAIRYKDALAAIRFLGEAFGFTEAVVVPGQDEGVVEHAELRWPLGGGVMVGSTRYDEGVHGELPAGSASVYVVTDEPDALFARAAAAGAEVVAGLKDEDYGSRSFTVRDPEGNYWSFGTYRGA; from the coding sequence ATGGAGAACGCACCGATGGTTTGGCCTGCAATCCGCTACAAGGACGCCCTTGCCGCCATCCGCTTCCTCGGCGAGGCCTTCGGCTTCACCGAGGCGGTCGTGGTGCCGGGGCAGGACGAAGGCGTGGTGGAACACGCCGAACTGCGCTGGCCGCTGGGCGGCGGCGTGATGGTCGGGTCCACCAGGTACGACGAAGGGGTGCACGGCGAACTGCCCGCGGGGTCGGCGTCGGTCTACGTGGTGACCGACGAGCCCGACGCCCTCTTCGCCCGGGCCGCGGCGGCGGGCGCCGAGGTCGTCGCCGGCCTCAAGGACGAGGACTACGGCTCACGCAGCTTCACCGTGCGCGACCCCGAGGGCAACTACTGGAGCTTCGGGACGTACCGGGGCGCCTGA